Within Kineothrix sp. MB12-C1, the genomic segment AGGGAATAGCCATAAAAACAGGAAAGCGAGGCAGGGGCGTTTCCGCATATCCCCGACTCCCTTCCCTATTCCCTTAGACACTCTTAGGTGTGAAGTGGCGGCAACTATAGTCAATCAACCCAGAAGCCTCACAAAAACACCTTGTGATGTTGATGGATGAATAATAACTCCACCTCACACTATCGTCGCCGCCTTCTCTCCTGCCTTCTTCAATTCCTCCGACAGAAGACCTTTCATCTCTTCCTCAACTTCCCGATACGCTTCCTCACCGGCTACATTGTTAAGCTCATAAGGATCTTTCTTCAGGTCGTACAGGAAATCTACCTCATAGACATCGCTATCCTCATACTCGAACCCATTTTTATTCGGCGCATATACGCTGAACAAATAGTCCTGCGTTCTGATACAACGGCCTACACGGCTTTCGCTGATTTGTGCAAAGATAACATTTCTTCTGCCTTCCACGTTGCCATCCGCCACTCCGTGCAGATCTTCACCTACCATGGCATCCCCGGCAGAAACACCTGCCATAGCGAGGAAGGTCTTCGGAAGACTTACGGTACTTACAAGGTCTTTAATACGCTTACCTCCCCGGAAGCCCGGACCTGCAATAATCAAAGGAACATGCAGGGCGGAGGAATGGCAGGATCTTTTATAATCATCACCGCCGTTTAAATGGCTGTCCGTATTCCTCGTCTGAAAGTGGGAACCATGGTCCGAGGCATAAACGATAATCGTATTCTCGTATAGTCCCTTCTCCTTTAACTTATCGATAAGTCTCCCCAGGTTATCATCCAGACTCTTGCAGCAACCAAGATAGTCAGGATATTCTTCCCTCGCATTGCCTCCGAGGGCCTCTAAATCTCCGGGAAGTATAAAATCCTTGAATTCCTCTTTTGAGCCATCGGGACCTTCGTAATGCTTGCGGTCATTTTGATGATGGGGTTCAATATGGGAAATGGTCATAAAAAAGGGCTTTTCCTCATCGTACTGATCCAGATATTCCAGCGCATAGTCTGTAATCTTATCTACCCGATAACCTTTAAACTCGCATTTTTGCATATTTTCATCGTATACATAGCCGTCATAACCGTGAGAAGTGAATTCCAGAATATCCGATACGCGCCAAAAACCTTTATATCCGCCTCTTTTTTCCAGAGGGATAGCTGTTGTTGAATAATCCACTTCGGGCCTTATGCTCTCCTTATCATCGCTGGCCAAATGCCATTTCCCGATATAAGCACAGTCATAATCCGCTTCATACATGTAATCAGCCACCGTTTTTACATCCTCCGGCAGAGAGATTCCATTCTTATAGCATCCTGTCTGTGTAGGATATAATCCCGTCTGGAAAATAGCACGACAAGGTCCGCAGACAGGTTGCGGCGTATATGCCTCTTCGAAAACCACTCCCTCTTTTGCCAACTCGTCCAAGCGAGGTGTGATATTGAGAGGCTGACCGTAGCAGCCTATCGTATCCCATCTTTGCTGATCCGAAAAATAAAACAAAATATTAGGCTTTTTCATCCTTAATAATCATATCCTTTCTTATTATCCCCTTTTTAAATCCACCCATCTCATTTCCATCCCTTCCAAATCCAGACGGTAAGACAGGTTTCCATCGATATAAAGCTCTGTATAACGTTTTTCATGTGAGTTGTTAATTACCGCGATTTTTCCGGTTTCTTCAAATACAGTTACCTCAGTATCCACATTCGTTACGTAGAAACGTTTCATCTCACTCTCTTTTCCTGCAGCATAATAAATAGCACGAAGCAAAATGCGGCAGTTCTGAGGTGAATACGGAAGTCCTGCGAAATAGACACCACGCCCTTTTCCATATTCATTCACAACCAGTCTACTATACTTTCCGTCCTGATTCAATATCTGATAGTTCTTACCATGTGCATAGATGCGGCTCTTCCCTTCTCCGAAGTCTATCTCTCCTTCAATATCCTCCAGAATAAAGTGCTCAGCATTCAGCTCATTATATTTATCCGTGCTAAGAGAGAATCCCAGTTCCCTGTCCACGCCAAGTACATCGCTAAGCTGGAAATAGCGACCTTCGAACTGGCAAGCCGTAGGTTCCCCCACACCGATAAGGCCGCCGCCATTATCTACGAATTCACGCAAAGCGGTAAGAACAGCAGGATCTTTCCAATTTTCAGCACCGCTGAACGAAGTATAAGCATCGCCTGCATTGATAATTACTTTAATATCTTCCGGAATGCCTTCTCTTACTTCATCGAAAGTAATGAATTCCACATCGAAAGGCATGCCGCTCAAGCATTCAATAACACCTACATAGGAGTAAATCTCTCTATGCCAAATCGAATGATGCACCTGATTAGCCATCCATCTTCTCAAATTACCCCAGCAGTTTAATACCGCCACTTTAAATGGAGCCACATAAGCCTTTGTTCCATTCATATTCTCGTGAATCAGACGGAATTCATTCACTACATGAGTAATCTCATCGATGAATCCCGGCCACTCGGAAGCCAATTTCAAATATCCGCCGTATCCGATGCGGTCGAGAGGCGAACGAAGAATCGCACGCCTTGCTTTCAGCCAATTATCCCTTGCCTCTCCGATCGGATCGCCGCCTTCGCAGAATACATCCGGGAAGAAATAAGGAAGAAGCCTTCCTTCCGTATAGTTCACTCCTTTAATATCCGAAATCATACGGAGGGTCACACCGTCGCCTACCGAGCCTACTACCGCATCCAATCCGATTGTTTCGAAATATTTTCCAAAAGGTTCTGTTCCGATCCAGTGATCACCGAGGAACATCATCGCTTCTTTACCGTATTCATGTACAATATCAACGAGTTCCTTCGCAAGCTTGCTAACTTCTATCTGCTGGAATTCGACGAAATCTCTGAATTCCTTGCTCGGTACACGGAACATAGAGTTATGATAACCTTGATCCACAATGAACTCGGGGCGGAACTTATAACCGGCCCACTTCTCGAATTGTTCCAGAATATAAGGACTTACGCTCGCACTATAACCGAACCATTCCACATATTTTTCACGTTTTTGCTCATCGAAGGTCAAAGTGAACTGATGGAAAAAGGTAGTGAAACGAACCACATCGATATGAGGGTTTTCCTCGCACCATTTTCTGAGTTTTTCCTTCACATGCTTCTGTGTCTTGGGCTGTCTTACATCGAAGGTGAGCTGATGAGGTGCATCCT encodes:
- a CDS encoding sulfatase-like hydrolase/transferase encodes the protein MKKPNILFYFSDQQRWDTIGCYGQPLNITPRLDELAKEGVVFEEAYTPQPVCGPCRAIFQTGLYPTQTGCYKNGISLPEDVKTVADYMYEADYDCAYIGKWHLASDDKESIRPEVDYSTTAIPLEKRGGYKGFWRVSDILEFTSHGYDGYVYDENMQKCEFKGYRVDKITDYALEYLDQYDEEKPFFMTISHIEPHHQNDRKHYEGPDGSKEEFKDFILPGDLEALGGNAREEYPDYLGCCKSLDDNLGRLIDKLKEKGLYENTIIVYASDHGSHFQTRNTDSHLNGGDDYKRSCHSSALHVPLIIAGPGFRGGKRIKDLVSTVSLPKTFLAMAGVSAGDAMVGEDLHGVADGNVEGRRNVIFAQISESRVGRCIRTQDYLFSVYAPNKNGFEYEDSDVYEVDFLYDLKKDPYELNNVAGEEAYREVEEEMKGLLSEELKKAGEKAATIV
- the gnpA gene encoding 1,3-beta-galactosyl-N-acetylhexosamine phosphorylase, with the translated sequence MDKKERTMLTTGRLTLPTDIDMVDETIRLKNLLGADALRDCDGTVMPEALLSQDGKKYATYYTTRKDNEWALENPEEIQQEYLISNRLTAKDTVLNIKLMEGFHTEQLKVNTIDDPKRWWEVMDRTTGEVVPTDKWEFNAETEEVIIQTEKYHEYTVSFLAFLIWDPVHMYNFITNDWQDAPHQLTFDVRQPKTQKHVKEKLRKWCEENPHIDVVRFTTFFHQFTLTFDEQKREKYVEWFGYSASVSPYILEQFEKWAGYKFRPEFIVDQGYHNSMFRVPSKEFRDFVEFQQIEVSKLAKELVDIVHEYGKEAMMFLGDHWIGTEPFGKYFETIGLDAVVGSVGDGVTLRMISDIKGVNYTEGRLLPYFFPDVFCEGGDPIGEARDNWLKARRAILRSPLDRIGYGGYLKLASEWPGFIDEITHVVNEFRLIHENMNGTKAYVAPFKVAVLNCWGNLRRWMANQVHHSIWHREIYSYVGVIECLSGMPFDVEFITFDEVREGIPEDIKVIINAGDAYTSFSGAENWKDPAVLTALREFVDNGGGLIGVGEPTACQFEGRYFQLSDVLGVDRELGFSLSTDKYNELNAEHFILEDIEGEIDFGEGKSRIYAHGKNYQILNQDGKYSRLVVNEYGKGRGVYFAGLPYSPQNCRILLRAIYYAAGKESEMKRFYVTNVDTEVTVFEETGKIAVINNSHEKRYTELYIDGNLSYRLDLEGMEMRWVDLKRG